A window from Streptomyces sp. NBC_00271 encodes these proteins:
- a CDS encoding enoyl-CoA hydratase family protein, which translates to MSPFTGSAARTSDWQHLRCAVADGVATVTLARPEKLNALTFGAYADLRDLLAELSRERSVRALVLAGEGRGFCSGGDVDEIIGATLSMDTAQLLDFNRMTGQVVRAVRECPFPVIAAVHGVAAGAGAVLALAADFRVADPSARFAFLFTRVGLSGGDMGAAYLLPRVVGLGHATRLLMLGEPVRAPEAERIGLISELADEGSADEAAQRLARRLAEGPALAYAQTKALLTAELDMPLAASVELDASTQALLMTGEDYAEFHAAFTEKRAPKWRGR; encoded by the coding sequence ATGAGTCCCTTCACCGGCTCCGCCGCCCGCACCTCCGACTGGCAGCACCTGAGGTGCGCGGTCGCCGACGGGGTCGCCACGGTCACCCTGGCCCGCCCCGAGAAACTCAACGCCCTCACCTTCGGCGCCTACGCCGACCTGCGCGATCTGCTCGCCGAGCTCTCCCGTGAGCGGTCGGTGCGGGCGCTGGTGCTGGCGGGGGAGGGGCGCGGCTTCTGCTCCGGCGGCGACGTCGACGAGATCATCGGCGCGACCCTGTCCATGGACACCGCCCAGCTCCTCGACTTCAACCGGATGACCGGGCAGGTCGTGCGGGCCGTACGGGAGTGCCCGTTCCCGGTGATCGCGGCGGTGCACGGGGTCGCGGCGGGCGCCGGAGCCGTCCTCGCCCTGGCCGCCGACTTCCGGGTGGCCGACCCGAGCGCCCGGTTCGCCTTCCTCTTCACCCGCGTCGGACTGTCCGGCGGCGACATGGGCGCCGCCTATCTGCTGCCCCGGGTCGTCGGGCTCGGTCACGCGACCCGGCTGCTGATGCTCGGCGAACCGGTGCGCGCGCCCGAGGCCGAGCGGATCGGCCTGATCAGCGAGCTGGCCGACGAGGGCAGCGCGGACGAGGCCGCCCAGCGGCTGGCCCGCCGCCTGGCCGAGGGCCCGGCTCTCGCGTACGCCCAGACCAAGGCCCTGCTCACCGCCGAACTGGACATGCCCCTCGCCGCCTCCGTCGAGCTCGACGCCTCGACCCAGGCCCTCCTGATGACCGGCGAGGACTACGCCGAGTTCCATGCGGCGTTCACGGAGAAGCGCGCGCCGAAGTGGCGGGGGCGATAG
- a CDS encoding bifunctional salicylyl-CoA 5-hydroxylase/oxidoreductase, with protein sequence MAGAIAVATRTGASVRVAVIGGGPGGLYAAALLKRLDPGREVTVWERNAPDDTFGFGVVLSDETLGGIEHADPVVYAALQDEFVRWDDIDIVHRGVRNTSGGHGFAALGRRRLLEILHERCRSLGVELRFRAEAPPVAELMTAYDLVVAADGVHSPTRAAYAEVFGPSVEEHRCRYIWLAADFAFDSFRFEIAETEHGVMQLHGYPYAADASTVIVEMREEVWRAAGFADLDEQGSVELCGKIFTDALGGRQLRSNKSTWTTFRTVVNDRWSHGNLVLLGDAAHTAHFSIGSGTKLAVEDALALAACLEERPTLDEALAAYEEERRPVVASTQRAARASLEWFENLGLYLHQPARQFAFNLLTRSRRVTHDNLRLRDAHFTAAVEREFGCPPGTPPMFTPFRLRGMTLRNRVVVSPMDMYSAVDGVPGDFHLVHLGARALGGAGLVMTEMVCVSAEGRITPGCAGLYSHRQADSWRRIIRFVHAQSPGTAIGVQLGHSGRKGSTKLMWEGMDEPLEEGNWPLVAPSPIPYGPRSQTPRQLCRAQLTDIREQFAAAAWRAARCGFDLLELHCAHGYLLSGFLSPLTNRRTDVYGGSLERRLRFPLEVFDAVRAVWPEERPMTVRISATDWAEGGNTGDEGVAIARAFAAHGADAVDVSTGQVVADEQPEYGRSYQTPFADRIRHETGLPVIAVGAISSWDDVNSLILAGRTDLCALARPHLYDPHWTLHAAAEQGYEGPGVAWPKPYRAGSRRPQTGRIDAPKPRLSLGT encoded by the coding sequence GTGGCGGGGGCGATAGCCGTGGCGACGCGGACGGGCGCGTCTGTGCGTGTCGCCGTCATCGGCGGCGGTCCCGGCGGACTGTACGCCGCCGCGCTCCTCAAGCGCCTCGACCCGGGCCGCGAGGTCACCGTCTGGGAGCGCAACGCCCCCGACGACACCTTCGGCTTCGGTGTCGTGCTCTCCGACGAGACGCTCGGTGGGATCGAGCACGCCGACCCGGTCGTGTACGCGGCGCTCCAGGACGAGTTCGTGCGCTGGGACGACATCGACATCGTGCACCGGGGCGTACGCAACACCTCCGGAGGCCACGGCTTCGCGGCGCTCGGCCGGCGCCGACTCCTGGAGATCCTGCACGAGCGCTGCCGCTCGCTCGGCGTCGAGCTGCGCTTCCGGGCCGAGGCCCCGCCGGTCGCCGAACTGATGACGGCGTACGACCTGGTCGTCGCCGCCGACGGGGTGCACAGCCCGACCCGGGCGGCGTACGCGGAGGTCTTCGGACCGTCGGTCGAGGAGCACCGGTGCCGTTACATCTGGCTCGCCGCCGACTTCGCCTTCGACTCCTTCCGCTTCGAGATCGCCGAGACCGAGCACGGCGTGATGCAGCTGCACGGCTACCCGTACGCGGCCGACGCCTCCACCGTCATCGTCGAGATGCGCGAAGAGGTGTGGCGGGCGGCCGGTTTCGCGGACCTCGACGAACAGGGGTCCGTCGAGCTCTGCGGCAAGATCTTCACGGACGCGCTCGGCGGACGGCAGCTGCGGTCCAACAAGTCGACGTGGACCACCTTCCGTACGGTGGTCAACGACCGCTGGTCCCACGGCAATCTGGTCCTCCTCGGCGACGCCGCGCACACCGCCCACTTCTCCATCGGCTCCGGCACCAAGCTCGCCGTCGAGGACGCGCTCGCGCTGGCCGCCTGCCTGGAGGAGCGGCCCACCCTCGACGAGGCACTCGCCGCGTACGAGGAGGAGCGGCGCCCCGTCGTCGCGTCCACCCAGCGGGCGGCGCGGGCCAGCCTGGAGTGGTTCGAGAACCTGGGGCTGTATCTCCACCAGCCCGCCCGGCAGTTCGCCTTCAACCTCCTCACGCGCAGCCGCCGCGTCACACACGACAACCTGCGGCTGCGGGACGCGCACTTCACGGCGGCGGTCGAGCGCGAGTTCGGCTGCCCGCCCGGCACACCGCCGATGTTCACCCCGTTCCGGCTGCGCGGTATGACCCTGCGCAACCGGGTCGTGGTCTCACCGATGGACATGTACTCGGCCGTGGACGGCGTCCCCGGCGACTTCCACCTCGTCCACCTGGGCGCACGGGCGCTCGGCGGCGCGGGCCTGGTGATGACCGAGATGGTGTGCGTGAGCGCCGAGGGCCGCATCACACCCGGCTGCGCGGGCCTCTACTCACACCGGCAGGCCGACTCCTGGCGGCGGATCATCCGTTTCGTGCACGCCCAGTCACCCGGCACCGCGATCGGCGTCCAGCTCGGACACTCCGGCCGCAAGGGCTCCACGAAGCTGATGTGGGAGGGCATGGACGAGCCGCTGGAGGAGGGCAACTGGCCGCTCGTGGCCCCCTCCCCGATCCCGTACGGACCGCGCAGCCAGACCCCCCGGCAGCTGTGCCGCGCCCAACTCACCGACATCCGCGAGCAGTTCGCGGCCGCCGCCTGGCGTGCCGCCCGCTGCGGCTTCGATCTCCTCGAACTGCACTGCGCCCACGGCTACCTGCTGTCCGGCTTCCTCTCACCGCTCACCAACCGGCGCACCGACGTCTACGGCGGCTCGCTGGAACGCAGACTGCGCTTCCCGCTGGAGGTCTTCGACGCCGTACGGGCCGTGTGGCCGGAGGAGCGGCCCATGACCGTCCGCATCTCCGCCACCGACTGGGCCGAGGGCGGCAACACCGGGGACGAGGGCGTGGCGATCGCTCGGGCCTTCGCGGCGCACGGCGCCGACGCGGTCGATGTGTCGACCGGGCAGGTGGTCGCCGACGAACAGCCGGAGTACGGCCGCTCGTATCAGACCCCGTTCGCCGACCGGATCCGCCACGAGACCGGCCTCCCCGTGATCGCCGTCGGCGCGATCTCCTCCTGGGACGACGTCAACTCCCTGATCCTGGCCGGGCGTACGGACCTGTGCGCACTCGCCCGGCCGCATCTCTACGACCCGCACTGGACGCTGCACGCGGCGGCCGAGCAGGGGTACGAGGGTCCGGGCGTCGCCTGGCCCAAGCCGTACCGCGCGGGCAGCCGCCGCCCGCAGACCGGACGCATCGACGCCCCCAAGCCCCGTCTCTCACTGGGGACTTGA
- a CDS encoding elongation factor 1-alpha C-terminal domain-related protein, with protein sequence MTSTAVEQDFTLSHLDALESEAVHIFREVAGEFEHTDWYEGPALLEFLETVPRDRRHRRARQGRRTRVRAAVTNDLGRITLRTAEPLALDDYADVRRTGAFLLVDPADGSTLTAGMAGLSRQDRCPAPSSPQ encoded by the coding sequence ATGACCTCCACGGCGGTCGAACAGGACTTCACGCTGTCGCACTTGGACGCCCTGGAGTCGGAGGCCGTCCACATCTTCCGTGAGGTCGCTGGCGAGTTCGAACACACGGACTGGTACGAGGGTCCGGCGCTCCTGGAGTTCCTGGAGACCGTGCCGCGAGATCGCCGGCATCGACGTGCTCGGCAGGGACGCCGGACTCGCGTACGCGCCGCAGTGACGAACGACCTCGGGCGCATCACCCTGCGCACCGCCGAGCCGCTCGCGCTCGACGACTACGCGGACGTACGCCGCACCGGCGCTTTCCTCCTCGTCGACCCGGCGGACGGCTCGACACTGACGGCGGGCATGGCCGGCCTCTCCCGTCAGGACCGCTGTCCCGCGCCCTCAAGTCCCCAGTGA
- the cysC gene encoding adenylyl-sulfate kinase, whose translation MTTTARAQGATVWLTGLPSAGKTTIARILGTRLKAEGHRVEVLDGDEVRRFLSAGLGFSREDRNTNVQRIGLVAEVLARNGVLAVVPVIAPYADSRDAVRERHEASGTPYIEVHVATPVEVCSERDVKGLYARQAAGRLTGLTGVDDPYEPPLDPALTLETHLQTPQESADSVHAVLAARGLV comes from the coding sequence ATGACCACCACGGCAAGGGCTCAGGGAGCCACCGTCTGGCTCACGGGTCTGCCGAGCGCGGGCAAGACGACCATCGCCCGGATACTCGGGACCCGTCTGAAGGCGGAGGGGCACCGGGTGGAGGTCCTCGACGGCGACGAGGTCCGCCGGTTCCTCTCCGCGGGTCTCGGCTTCTCGCGCGAGGACCGCAACACCAACGTGCAGCGCATCGGCCTGGTCGCCGAGGTGCTCGCGCGCAACGGCGTCCTCGCCGTGGTGCCCGTCATCGCGCCGTACGCCGACAGCCGCGACGCCGTCCGGGAGCGGCACGAGGCGAGCGGGACGCCGTACATCGAGGTGCATGTCGCCACCCCCGTCGAGGTGTGCAGCGAGCGCGACGTGAAGGGGCTGTACGCCCGGCAGGCCGCGGGCCGGCTGACCGGGCTCACCGGCGTCGACGACCCCTACGAGCCGCCGTTGGACCCGGCGCTCACGCTGGAGACGCATCTGCAGACCCCGCAGGAGTCCGCGGACTCGGTGCACGCGGTGCTCGCGGCGCGGGGGCTCGTATGA
- a CDS encoding PaaX family transcriptional regulator, with protein sequence MINVSEQHAPRSLIVTFYGAYGRFMPGPVPVAELIRLLAAVGVDAPSVRSSVSRLKRRGLLEPARTAAGGAGYALSPDARQLLEDGDRRVYATAPPEEEGWVLAVFSVPESERQKRHVLRSRLAGLGFGTAAPGVWLAPARLYEETRHTLARLRLDPYVELFRGEHLGFAATAEAVARWWDLAAIAKQHEAFLDQHATVLRDWRRRADTPPEEAYRDYLLALDTWRHLPYADPGLPAALLPEDWPGARSAAVFRALHERLRDAGARFTEPTDV encoded by the coding sequence GTGATCAACGTGTCAGAGCAGCACGCCCCCCGGTCCCTCATCGTCACGTTCTACGGCGCGTACGGCCGTTTCATGCCCGGCCCCGTGCCGGTGGCCGAGTTGATCCGGCTCCTCGCCGCGGTCGGCGTCGACGCGCCCTCCGTACGCTCGTCGGTGTCCCGGCTCAAGCGCCGCGGACTGCTCGAACCGGCCCGTACGGCGGCGGGCGGCGCGGGGTACGCGCTGTCGCCGGACGCCCGCCAACTGCTGGAGGACGGCGACCGGCGGGTGTACGCGACGGCGCCTCCCGAGGAAGAGGGCTGGGTGCTCGCCGTCTTCTCCGTGCCGGAGTCCGAGCGGCAGAAGCGGCACGTACTGCGCTCGCGCCTCGCCGGTCTCGGCTTCGGGACGGCGGCCCCCGGCGTCTGGCTCGCCCCCGCGCGGCTCTACGAGGAGACCCGGCACACCCTGGCGCGGCTGCGGCTCGACCCTTACGTGGAGCTGTTCCGCGGGGAGCACCTGGGCTTCGCGGCGACGGCGGAAGCGGTCGCGCGCTGGTGGGACCTGGCGGCGATCGCCAAGCAGCACGAGGCCTTCCTCGACCAGCACGCGACCGTGCTGCGCGACTGGCGGCGGCGCGCGGACACCCCGCCCGAGGAGGCGTACCGCGACTATCTGCTCGCCCTGGACACCTGGCGCCACCTCCCGTACGCCGACCCGGGGCTGCCCGCCGCGTTGCTGCCCGAGGACTGGCCGGGCGCCCGCTCGGCCGCCGTGTTCCGGGCGCTGCACGAGCGGCTGCGGGACGCGGGGGCGAGATTCACCGAACCCACTGACGTGTGA
- a CDS encoding AMP-binding protein produces MDGDTLEPTTSAHVDTFARDHLPPPEQWPELPFDLPELHYPERLNCAAELLGGKPPQRPAFRTPSGDLWTYGHLLTRVDRIAHVLTTELGVVPGNRVLLRGPTTPWLAACWLAVLKAGGVAVTVLAQQRPHELTTMCAIAHVTHALCDVRSVDDLAKAEIPGLRITTYGGDAPDDLLLRITGAPDEPFTAVDTAADDVALIAFTSGTTGRPKGCVHFHRDVLAIADTFSKHVLRPHEDDVFTGSPPLGFTFGLGGLVVFPMRAGACSLLLEQAGPKQLLPAITEHRVSVLFTAPTAYRAMLADLDEYDTTSLRRCVSAGENLPAATWRAWHHRTGLRIINGIGATELLHIFISAADEHIRPGTTGVPVPGWQARVVDAEGTPVPDGEPGLLAVRGPVGCRYLADPRQREYVRGGWNITGDTYVRDPDGYFRYVARADDMIVSAGYNIAGPEVEDALLRHPDVVETAVVGRPDEARGQVVVAYMVLREGARKDTEALRAFLKSELAPYKCPREFVFLDSLPRTATGKLQRFRLRADAPPASGQTPSPPAPEGELSTGSGPK; encoded by the coding sequence ATGGACGGCGACACCCTGGAGCCGACGACCTCGGCCCACGTCGACACCTTCGCCCGCGACCACCTCCCGCCCCCCGAGCAGTGGCCCGAACTCCCCTTCGACCTGCCCGAGCTGCACTACCCCGAACGGCTGAACTGCGCCGCCGAACTCCTCGGCGGCAAGCCACCGCAGCGCCCCGCCTTCCGCACGCCGTCCGGCGACCTGTGGACGTACGGGCACCTCCTCACCCGGGTGGACCGGATCGCCCACGTCCTGACCACCGAACTGGGCGTCGTGCCCGGCAACCGGGTGCTGCTGCGCGGGCCCACCACACCCTGGCTCGCCGCGTGCTGGTTGGCGGTCCTGAAGGCGGGCGGGGTCGCCGTCACGGTGCTCGCCCAGCAGCGCCCGCACGAGCTGACCACCATGTGCGCCATCGCCCACGTCACCCACGCGCTGTGCGACGTACGGTCGGTCGACGACCTGGCGAAGGCGGAGATCCCGGGGCTGCGGATCACGACGTACGGCGGGGACGCGCCCGACGACCTGCTGCTGCGCATCACGGGCGCCCCGGACGAGCCGTTCACGGCGGTCGACACGGCCGCAGACGACGTCGCGCTGATCGCGTTCACCTCCGGCACCACCGGCCGCCCCAAGGGCTGTGTGCACTTCCACCGCGATGTGCTGGCCATAGCGGACACCTTCTCGAAGCACGTGCTGCGGCCGCACGAGGACGACGTCTTCACCGGCAGTCCCCCGCTGGGCTTCACGTTCGGGCTCGGCGGCCTCGTCGTCTTCCCGATGCGCGCCGGCGCCTGCTCCCTGCTGCTCGAACAGGCGGGCCCCAAGCAACTGTTGCCCGCGATCACCGAGCACCGCGTCTCGGTGCTGTTCACCGCACCCACCGCCTACCGGGCGATGCTGGCGGACCTGGACGAGTACGACACGACCTCGCTGCGGCGCTGTGTGTCCGCGGGCGAGAACCTGCCCGCCGCGACCTGGCGGGCCTGGCACCACCGCACCGGACTGCGCATCATCAACGGCATCGGCGCCACCGAGCTGCTGCACATCTTCATCTCCGCGGCCGACGAGCACATCCGCCCCGGGACGACGGGCGTCCCCGTACCGGGCTGGCAGGCGCGGGTGGTCGACGCCGAGGGGACGCCGGTGCCGGACGGCGAGCCCGGACTGCTCGCGGTGCGTGGCCCGGTCGGCTGCCGCTATCTCGCCGACCCACGGCAGCGGGAGTACGTGCGCGGCGGCTGGAACATCACCGGCGACACCTATGTGCGCGACCCCGACGGCTACTTCCGCTATGTCGCCCGCGCCGACGACATGATCGTCTCGGCGGGGTACAACATCGCCGGGCCCGAGGTCGAGGACGCCCTGCTGCGCCACCCGGACGTGGTCGAGACGGCGGTCGTGGGGCGGCCCGACGAGGCACGCGGGCAGGTGGTGGTGGCGTACATGGTCCTCAGAGAGGGGGCACGCAAGGACACCGAGGCGCTGCGCGCCTTCCTCAAGTCCGAGCTGGCGCCGTACAAGTGCCCTCGCGAGTTCGTCTTCCTGGACTCGCTGCCGCGCACGGCGACCGGAAAGCTGCAACGCTTCCGGCTGCGCGCGGACGCCCCGCCGGCGAGCGGGCAGACCCCGTCGCCGCCCGCGCCGGAGGGTGAGTTGTCCACCGGCAGCGGTCCCAAGTGA
- a CDS encoding acyl-CoA dehydrogenase family protein, giving the protein MPAFSLDPAQTAWCAELRALAEERLRPLAEKGEPGHVNRALVAELGRLGLLARLFTSGALDLCLMRESLAHGCTEAETALALQGLGAHPVHAYGTRAQRERWLPRVADGSAVAAFALSEPGAGSDAAALALRADRDASRAPTSAPAPGEAAPAASGASSAASGAAPGVAPAAPGGLPADLGSSPAASGVAPGAAGAVPADPVPSVAEGQGTPVAERDGWGSWRLSGEKCWISNAPEADFYTVFARTTQGAGARGVTAFLVPADRPGLTGTPLDMLSPHPIGALAFDAVPVTADDVLGEPDRGFRVAMHTLNLFRPSVGAFAVGMAEAALAATLTHTAGREAFGGRLKDLQTVAHQVAEMALRTEAARLMVYAAAAAYDEGAPDVPRRAAMAKLLATETAQYVVDAAVQLHGARALRRGHLLEHLYREVRAPRIYEGASEVQRAVIAKELYASVEAP; this is encoded by the coding sequence ATGCCCGCATTCTCGCTCGATCCGGCACAGACCGCCTGGTGTGCCGAGCTGCGCGCGCTGGCCGAGGAGCGGTTGCGCCCGCTGGCGGAGAAGGGCGAGCCGGGTCACGTCAACCGTGCCCTTGTCGCCGAGTTGGGCCGGCTCGGGCTGCTCGCCCGCCTGTTCACCTCGGGCGCGCTCGATCTGTGCCTGATGCGGGAGTCCTTGGCGCACGGTTGCACCGAGGCCGAGACGGCACTCGCCCTGCAGGGCCTCGGTGCGCATCCGGTGCACGCGTACGGCACCCGGGCGCAACGCGAGCGCTGGCTGCCCCGGGTCGCGGACGGCAGTGCGGTGGCCGCGTTCGCGCTGAGCGAGCCGGGCGCGGGCTCGGACGCGGCGGCGCTGGCGCTCCGCGCGGACCGAGACGCCTCCCGGGCGCCCACTTCCGCACCGGCGCCCGGCGAAGCGGCGCCCGCGGCCAGCGGGGCCTCATCCGCGGCCTCTGGAGCGGCGCCCGGAGTCGCGCCTGCGGCCCCCGGAGGCTTGCCCGCCGACCTTGGTTCCTCGCCTGCGGCCTCTGGGGTCGCTCCCGGGGCCGCCGGAGCCGTGCCCGCGGACCCCGTGCCGTCCGTCGCCGAGGGGCAGGGGACGCCCGTTGCCGAGCGTGACGGCTGGGGGAGCTGGCGGCTCAGTGGGGAGAAGTGCTGGATCTCCAACGCGCCCGAGGCCGACTTCTACACCGTCTTCGCGCGGACCACCCAGGGCGCCGGAGCCCGGGGCGTCACCGCCTTCCTGGTGCCCGCCGACCGTCCGGGCCTCACCGGCACCCCGCTCGACATGCTCTCCCCGCACCCCATCGGCGCCCTCGCCTTCGACGCCGTACCGGTGACCGCGGACGACGTGCTCGGCGAGCCCGACCGCGGTTTCCGGGTCGCGATGCACACCCTCAACCTCTTCCGCCCGAGCGTGGGCGCCTTCGCGGTCGGCATGGCGGAGGCGGCCCTCGCGGCGACGCTCACGCACACGGCCGGGCGTGAGGCGTTCGGCGGCAGGCTGAAGGACCTGCAGACGGTGGCTCACCAGGTCGCCGAGATGGCGCTGCGTACGGAGGCGGCCCGCCTGATGGTCTACGCGGCGGCAGCGGCGTACGACGAAGGGGCCCCGGACGTGCCCCGGCGCGCGGCGATGGCGAAGCTGCTGGCGACCGAGACGGCCCAGTACGTGGTCGACGCGGCCGTCCAACTGCACGGCGCCCGTGCCCTGCGCCGCGGCCATCTCCTCGAACACCTCTACCGGGAGGTCCGCGCGCCCCGTATCTACGAAGGCGCCAGCGAGGTCCAGCGGGCGGTCATCGCCAAGGAGCTGTACGCGTCGGTGGAGGCCCCGTGA
- a CDS encoding RidA family protein encodes MSTERVNPPELSPPTGFSHAVVATGTRVVFLAGQTALDTDGKVVGATLPEQFEKALTNLLTALRAAGGTPADLARVTVYATDVADYRARAPELGRVWRRLAGRDYPAMAVVGAARLWDEQALVELDGFAVLP; translated from the coding sequence GTGAGCACCGAGCGCGTCAACCCGCCCGAGCTCTCCCCGCCCACCGGCTTCTCGCACGCCGTCGTCGCCACCGGCACCCGCGTGGTCTTCCTGGCGGGCCAGACCGCGCTGGACACGGACGGGAAGGTGGTCGGCGCGACCCTCCCGGAGCAGTTCGAGAAGGCGCTGACCAATCTGCTGACGGCGTTGCGGGCCGCGGGCGGCACCCCGGCCGACCTCGCGCGGGTCACGGTCTACGCCACCGATGTCGCGGACTACCGTGCGCGGGCCCCCGAACTCGGCCGCGTCTGGCGGCGGTTGGCGGGACGGGACTATCCCGCGATGGCCGTCGTCGGCGCCGCCCGCCTCTGGGACGAACAGGCCCTGGTCGAACTCGACGGCTTCGCGGTGCTGCCGTAG
- a CDS encoding DUF5999 family protein yields MCSHQTLCPSADSNAPHIVSAHPEQGWSLLCNGAIVFDDSGELLPDGSVVAPHRVFAERLAVAA; encoded by the coding sequence ATGTGTTCCCACCAAACTCTGTGCCCGTCCGCGGACTCCAACGCTCCGCACATCGTGTCGGCCCACCCCGAGCAGGGCTGGAGCCTGCTGTGCAACGGCGCGATCGTCTTCGACGACAGCGGTGAACTGCTTCCCGACGGCAGCGTGGTCGCTCCGCACCGGGTGTTCGCCGAGCGGCTGGCAGTCGCCGCCTAG
- a CDS encoding DUF6299 family protein, protein MPLRQVFGAATGAVLLLLFAPSAVAVSVGALSTPSETVTVDPTGHLAADGTVTLSGTYRCLSGTGPVLVSSSVSQGDSRIRYGIGGSAAVCDGAEHRWTNSEKRTPGTLAPGAAHVEATLMELSPALGGLPLPLFHALQQQDITLMEG, encoded by the coding sequence ATGCCCTTGCGCCAGGTCTTCGGCGCGGCCACCGGCGCCGTGCTCCTGCTGCTGTTCGCCCCGTCCGCCGTCGCCGTGTCCGTCGGCGCCCTGTCGACCCCGTCCGAGACGGTCACCGTCGACCCGACCGGTCACCTCGCCGCCGACGGAACCGTCACCCTCTCCGGCACCTACCGCTGTCTGAGCGGTACGGGGCCGGTGCTCGTCTCCTCGTCGGTGTCGCAGGGCGACTCCCGGATCCGCTACGGCATCGGCGGCAGCGCGGCGGTCTGCGACGGGGCGGAGCACCGCTGGACCAACTCGGAGAAGCGCACACCCGGCACCCTCGCCCCGGGCGCCGCCCATGTCGAGGCCACCCTGATGGAACTGAGCCCGGCCCTGGGCGGTCTGCCGCTGCCGCTGTTCCACGCGCTGCAGCAGCAGGACATCACCCTCATGGAGGGCTGA
- a CDS encoding helix-turn-helix domain-containing protein encodes MADDYLVRIGKLIRDARQHRGWTQSQLAEALGTSQSAVNRIERGNQNISLEMIARIGEALDSEIVSLGYAGPMHLRVVGGRRLSGSIDVKTSKNACVALLCATLLNKGRTVLRRVARIEEVYRLLEVLGSIGVRTRWINDGVDLEIVPPSELDMEAIDAEAARRTRSIIMFLGPLLHRMDTFKLPYAGGCDLGTRTIEPHMIALRRFGLDIAATEGLYHAQVDRAVSPGRPIVLTERGDTVTENALLAAARHDGVTVIRNASSNYMVQDLCFFLEALGVRVEGVGTTTLTVHGVPNIDVDVDYSPSEDPVEAMSLLAAAVVTESELTVRRVPIEFLEIELAVLEEMGLDHDRTPEYFADNGRTRLVDLTVRPSKLEAPIDKIHPMPFPGLNIDNVPFFAAIAASAQGKTLIHDWVYDNRAIYLTDLNRLGGRLQLLDPHRVLVEGPTRWRAAEMMCPPALRPAVVVLLAMMAADGTSVLRNVYVINRGYEDLAERLNSIGAQIDTFRDI; translated from the coding sequence ATGGCAGACGACTACCTCGTACGCATCGGCAAGCTCATCCGTGACGCCCGGCAACACCGGGGCTGGACACAGTCGCAGCTCGCCGAGGCACTCGGCACAAGTCAGAGCGCCGTCAATCGCATCGAGCGCGGCAACCAAAACATCAGCCTTGAGATGATCGCTCGAATCGGTGAAGCCCTGGACAGCGAAATCGTCTCTCTGGGCTACGCGGGTCCGATGCATCTGCGCGTGGTCGGCGGACGTCGTCTGTCCGGCTCGATCGATGTCAAGACCAGTAAGAACGCGTGTGTCGCGCTGCTGTGCGCGACGCTCCTGAACAAGGGGCGCACGGTGCTGCGCCGGGTGGCCAGGATCGAGGAGGTCTACCGCCTTCTGGAGGTGCTCGGCTCGATCGGCGTCCGCACCCGCTGGATCAACGACGGGGTCGACCTCGAGATCGTCCCCCCGAGCGAGCTGGACATGGAGGCGATCGACGCCGAGGCCGCCCGCCGGACGCGGTCGATCATCATGTTCCTCGGCCCGCTGCTGCACCGTATGGACACCTTCAAGCTGCCGTACGCGGGCGGTTGTGACCTCGGCACCAGGACCATCGAGCCGCACATGATCGCGCTGCGGCGGTTCGGGCTCGACATCGCCGCCACCGAGGGGCTCTACCACGCCCAGGTCGACCGGGCCGTCTCCCCCGGCCGGCCCATCGTGCTGACCGAGCGCGGGGACACCGTCACCGAGAACGCGCTGCTCGCCGCCGCCCGCCACGACGGCGTGACCGTCATCCGCAACGCCTCCTCCAACTACATGGTCCAAGACCTGTGCTTCTTCCTGGAGGCGCTCGGCGTACGGGTGGAGGGCGTCGGCACGACCACGCTCACCGTCCACGGCGTGCCGAACATCGACGTGGACGTGGACTACTCGCCGTCCGAGGACCCGGTCGAGGCGATGAGCCTGCTCGCCGCCGCGGTGGTCACCGAGTCGGAGCTGACGGTGCGCCGGGTGCCGATCGAGTTCCTGGAGATCGAGCTCGCGGTACTGGAGGAGATGGGCCTCGACCACGACCGCACGCCGGAGTACTTCGCCGACAACGGCCGTACGCGGCTGGTGGACCTGACCGTACGGCCCTCCAAGCTCGAGGCGCCGATCGACAAGATCCACCCGATGCCGTTCCCGGGCCTGAACATCGACAACGTGCCGTTCTTCGCGGCCATCGCGGCCTCCGCCCAGGGCAAGACCCTCATCCACGACTGGGTCTACGACAACCGGGCCATCTACCTGACCGACCTCAACCGGCTCGGCGGCCGGCTGCAGCTCCTCGACCCGCACCGCGTGCTGGTCGAGGGCCCGACCCGCTGGCGCGCCGCCGAGATGATGTGCCCGCCCGCGCTGCGCCCGGCCGTGGTCGTGCTGCTGGCGATGATGGCGGCCGACGGCACGTCCGTGCTGCGCAATGTGTACGTCATCAACCGCGGCTACGAGGACCTGGCCGAGCGGCTCAACTCGATCGGAGCACAGATCGATACGTTCCGGGACATCTAG